The Formosa sp. Hel1_33_131 genome window below encodes:
- a CDS encoding NifU family protein, translating to MKKITVSIQETSNAKIIKFETDSFLTKYESFEFSNIDEAKNSPLAQELFYLPFVKKVYISGNFVAIERYDIIEWSDVQTEVGEQIENYLNEGGPVILNEDKKKNPVTVYAESTPNPGVQKFVANKSLVSQTFEFTSIEEAKLSPFATALFQFPFVKAVFIDKNYVSVTKYDIVEWEAITLELREFMKCYIEDGKEMVSAAAAQVLEKTTTQLDGAYESLDDTSKEIINILEEHIKPAVASDGGNILFESYDAATKTVKVILQGACSGCPSSTYTLKSGIEAMLKEMLAGRVEIVEAING from the coding sequence ATGAAAAAAATAACCGTTTCAATTCAAGAAACTAGCAATGCAAAAATTATAAAATTTGAAACGGATTCATTCCTTACAAAATACGAAAGTTTTGAATTTTCAAATATCGATGAGGCTAAAAATTCACCCTTAGCACAAGAGCTTTTTTACCTTCCTTTTGTAAAAAAGGTGTACATCTCAGGAAATTTTGTTGCTATAGAACGTTATGATATTATTGAGTGGAGCGATGTTCAAACGGAAGTTGGAGAACAGATCGAAAATTACCTAAATGAAGGTGGTCCCGTTATTTTAAATGAAGATAAAAAGAAAAACCCGGTAACTGTGTATGCCGAAAGCACTCCAAACCCTGGGGTTCAAAAATTTGTAGCAAATAAAAGTTTAGTCTCACAGACATTTGAATTCACATCTATTGAGGAAGCTAAGTTATCTCCTTTTGCCACGGCACTCTTTCAGTTTCCTTTCGTGAAAGCTGTTTTTATTGATAAAAATTATGTGTCGGTTACAAAGTATGACATCGTGGAATGGGAAGCCATTACGCTGGAGTTAAGAGAATTTATGAAGTGCTATATTGAAGATGGCAAAGAAATGGTGTCCGCTGCTGCTGCACAGGTTCTAGAAAAAACGACAACTCAATTGGACGGTGCTTATGAATCTTTAGACGATACCTCAAAAGAGATTATAAATATTTTAGAAGAACACATAAAGCCAGCCGTTGCCAGTGATGGTGGGAACATTTTATTTGAGTCTTACGATGCCGCAACAAAAACGGTAAAGGTCATTTTACAAGGCGCTTGTAGCGGTTGTCCATCCTCTACCTATACGCTCAAAAGCGGTATTGAAGCGATGTTAAAAGAGATGTTAGCTGGCAGAGTGGAAATCGTAGAAGCTATTAATGGATAA
- a CDS encoding NAD(P)/FAD-dependent oxidoreductase, which translates to MNLSYWELKTWLNNVDYTIVGSGIVGLSTALHLKKKASNAKIVILEKGLFPQGASTKNAGFACFGSLSEILQDLESHTTEEVVELLNQRHRGLQLLRHTLGDDALSYQQLGGYELFLEKDRSLYDRCLKNMQEVNSLLKPIFKADVFSNVSNSFDFAGIQNNYIRNQFEGQIDTGKMMQALIKKVQEQGVIILNNSTVETYSEQSNRVDIKTNHFEFSSSKLILTTNGFAKQLINEDVQPARAQVLITKPLKNLHIKGTFHLDCGYYYFRNIDNRILLGGGRNLDFNTENTTEFSQTDRIQNALEALLKNTILPDREFEIEYRWSGIMGVGSQKKPIVKQLSNHVYCGVRMGGMGIAIGSAIGKEVSELLIH; encoded by the coding sequence ATGAATTTATCCTATTGGGAACTAAAAACGTGGCTAAACAATGTCGACTACACAATTGTTGGAAGCGGAATTGTGGGCTTAAGTACGGCACTCCATCTTAAAAAAAAGGCCTCTAATGCCAAAATAGTCATTCTTGAAAAAGGACTGTTTCCTCAAGGGGCAAGTACTAAAAATGCTGGATTTGCCTGTTTTGGGAGTTTAAGTGAAATTTTACAGGATTTAGAATCACATACCACAGAAGAAGTTGTAGAACTTCTCAACCAACGTCATAGGGGACTTCAGCTTTTGAGGCATACTCTTGGAGATGACGCACTATCGTATCAGCAGTTGGGAGGGTATGAATTGTTTTTAGAAAAAGACCGCAGTCTTTATGATCGCTGTTTAAAAAACATGCAGGAAGTCAATAGTCTTCTAAAACCAATTTTTAAAGCTGATGTATTTTCAAATGTGTCTAACAGTTTTGATTTTGCAGGCATTCAAAACAACTACATACGAAATCAGTTTGAAGGTCAAATAGATACCGGAAAAATGATGCAGGCGTTAATTAAAAAAGTTCAAGAGCAAGGTGTCATTATTTTAAACAATAGCACTGTGGAAACCTATAGTGAACAGTCTAATAGAGTCGATATCAAAACAAATCATTTTGAGTTTTCTTCTTCAAAATTGATTTTAACAACGAACGGGTTTGCAAAACAACTAATCAATGAAGATGTGCAGCCAGCGCGTGCTCAAGTTCTAATTACCAAGCCGTTAAAAAACTTACATATTAAAGGGACGTTTCATTTAGATTGTGGGTATTATTATTTCAGAAATATAGACAATCGTATTTTATTAGGGGGCGGTCGAAATTTAGATTTTAATACAGAGAATACCACAGAGTTTTCTCAAACGGATCGGATTCAAAATGCTTTAGAAGCACTGCTTAAAAACACAATTCTACCCGACAGGGAATTTGAAATAGAATACCGCTGGTCGGGGATTATGGGCGTTGGATCTCAAAAAAAACCAATTGTAAAGCAGCTCTCAAACCACGTCTATTGTGGGGTTCGAATGGGAGGCATGGGCATCGCTATTGGCAGCGCGATTGGAAAAGAAGTCTCGGAACTTCTTATCCATTAA
- the accC gene encoding acetyl-CoA carboxylase biotin carboxylase subunit yields the protein MFKKILVANRGEIALRVIRTCKEMGIQTVAVYSTADSESLHVKFADEAVCIGPAASSESYLKISNIIAAAEITNADAIHPGYGFLSENARFSKICEEHGIKFIGASPDMIDRMGDKANAKATMKAAGVPCVPGSEGVIETFEDCIKVAKETGYPVMLKASAGGGGKGMRAVWKKENLKEAWDAARQESKAAFGNDDMYMEKLIEEPRHIEIQIVGDSNGKACHLSERDCSIQRRHQKLTEEVPSPFMTTALRKKMGDAAVLASEYIKYEGAGTVEFLVDKHRNFFFMEMNTRIQVEHPITEQVIDFDLIREQISVAAGVLISGKNYTPNLHSIECRINAEDPFNDFRPSPGKITTLHSPGGHGVRLDTHVYAGYSIPPNYDSMIAKLITTAQTREEAISKMKRALDEFVIEGIKTTIPFHRQLMDHPDYISGNYTTKFMEDFTMKVVEDA from the coding sequence ATGTTTAAAAAAATACTAGTAGCCAATCGTGGCGAAATAGCTCTTAGAGTTATAAGAACGTGTAAAGAAATGGGCATCCAAACCGTTGCTGTATATTCGACTGCAGATTCTGAAAGTCTGCATGTAAAATTTGCAGATGAAGCGGTTTGTATCGGACCTGCAGCCAGTAGCGAATCCTATTTAAAAATTTCTAATATCATTGCCGCTGCAGAAATTACCAATGCCGATGCTATTCATCCTGGTTATGGATTTCTATCTGAAAACGCTCGGTTTTCTAAAATCTGTGAAGAACACGGTATCAAATTTATTGGTGCTTCTCCAGATATGATTGACCGCATGGGTGATAAAGCCAATGCCAAAGCAACCATGAAAGCTGCCGGTGTTCCTTGCGTTCCTGGAAGTGAAGGAGTGATTGAAACTTTTGAAGACTGTATCAAAGTAGCTAAAGAAACGGGGTATCCTGTCATGCTAAAAGCTTCTGCTGGAGGTGGTGGAAAAGGAATGCGCGCCGTTTGGAAAAAAGAAAACCTTAAAGAGGCTTGGGATGCTGCCAGACAAGAATCGAAAGCAGCGTTTGGAAACGACGATATGTACATGGAAAAACTCATTGAAGAGCCAAGACATATCGAAATTCAGATTGTAGGGGATTCTAATGGAAAAGCCTGTCATTTGTCTGAGCGAGATTGCTCGATTCAACGCCGTCATCAAAAATTAACAGAAGAAGTGCCGTCGCCTTTTATGACGACTGCTCTAAGGAAAAAGATGGGTGATGCCGCTGTGTTGGCTTCTGAATATATCAAGTATGAAGGTGCTGGAACAGTTGAGTTTTTAGTGGATAAACATCGTAATTTCTTTTTTATGGAAATGAATACGCGTATCCAAGTAGAACACCCAATTACAGAACAAGTGATTGATTTTGATTTGATACGGGAGCAAATATCCGTAGCAGCAGGAGTGTTGATCTCTGGAAAAAACTACACACCAAACTTACATTCCATTGAATGTAGAATTAACGCAGAAGATCCGTTTAATGATTTTAGACCGTCTCCGGGTAAAATAACAACCTTACATTCTCCTGGTGGGCATGGGGTTCGTTTAGATACTCATGTATATGCAGGCTATAGTATTCCGCCGAATTATGATTCTATGATAGCGAAACTTATCACGACCGCTCAAACACGAGAAGAAGCGATTAGTAAAATGAAACGTGCGTTGGATGAATTTGTAATTGAAGGCATCAAAACAACCATTCCATTTCACCGTCAGTTGATGGACCATCCTGATTATATATCAGGTAATTATACCACTAAATTCATGGAAGACTTCACAATGAAAGTTGTTGAAGACGCTTAA
- the accB gene encoding acetyl-CoA carboxylase biotin carboxyl carrier protein: MDLKEIQNLIKFVAKSGTSEVKLETDDFKITIKTGSGDSMTTVVQQTAVPMQQAAPAPHEAAPVQVQIAAPVVSEDSKYITVKSPIIGTFYRRPSPDKPLFAEVGQTISEGDVLCVIEAMKLFNEIESEISGKIVKILVDDATPVEFDQPLFLVDPS, from the coding sequence ATGGATTTAAAAGAAATTCAAAATTTAATCAAATTTGTAGCTAAATCAGGTACAAGCGAAGTGAAATTAGAAACGGATGATTTCAAAATCACCATCAAAACGGGTTCTGGGGACTCAATGACTACTGTTGTTCAACAAACTGCGGTTCCAATGCAGCAAGCAGCACCAGCACCACATGAGGCAGCCCCTGTTCAGGTTCAAATAGCAGCACCCGTCGTATCGGAAGATTCAAAATACATTACGGTAAAATCTCCAATTATTGGAACTTTCTACCGAAGACCTTCTCCAGATAAACCATTATTTGCAGAAGTTGGTCAAACAATTTCAGAAGGCGATGTGCTTTGTGTCATTGAAGCCATGAAACTATTTAACGAAATAGAGTCAGAAATTTCTGGTAAGATTGTAAAAATCCTTGTGGATGACGCAACTCCAGTTGAATTTGACCAGCCGTTATTTTTAGTTGACCCATCATAA
- a CDS encoding beta-ketoacyl-ACP synthase III translates to MTNISAAITAVGGYVPDFILTNKILETMVDTNDEWITSRTGIKERRILKGANKGTSFLAIQAAKDLIQKNNLDPTTIDLVVVATATPDMKAASTSAYTASEIGATNAFSFDLDAACSSFLFGMSVASSYIQSGKHKKVLLIGADKNSSMISYEDRATCIIFGDGAGAVLFEPNEEGFGVQDEYLRSDGSGREFLRATHGGSANAITEESLKDHSQYVFQDGKTVFKNAVFNMADATEKILERNNLDNDKIDWLVAHQANKRIIDATANRINLNPQKVMMNIEKYGNTTSGTLPLLLSDYESKLKKGDNLIFAAFGGGFNWGSIYLKWAYNS, encoded by the coding sequence ATGACCAATATCTCAGCAGCTATAACCGCCGTAGGTGGCTATGTGCCAGACTTTATATTAACCAACAAGATTCTTGAAACGATGGTTGATACGAATGATGAGTGGATCACATCAAGAACAGGAATTAAAGAACGTAGAATTCTTAAAGGAGCCAATAAAGGCACCTCGTTTTTAGCAATACAAGCCGCTAAAGACCTTATCCAAAAAAATAATTTAGACCCAACCACGATAGACCTTGTCGTTGTGGCAACGGCTACCCCCGACATGAAAGCAGCTTCAACGTCTGCTTACACTGCATCTGAAATTGGGGCGACCAATGCTTTTTCATTTGACTTAGACGCTGCCTGTTCCAGTTTTTTATTCGGGATGTCTGTCGCGTCAAGCTATATACAATCTGGTAAGCATAAAAAAGTACTGCTAATTGGCGCAGATAAAAATTCTTCAATGATCAGTTATGAAGATCGAGCAACGTGCATCATTTTTGGAGATGGGGCAGGAGCCGTTCTTTTTGAGCCTAACGAAGAAGGATTTGGAGTTCAAGATGAATACCTTAGAAGTGACGGATCTGGACGTGAATTTTTACGTGCCACGCATGGCGGATCAGCCAATGCCATCACAGAAGAATCTCTGAAAGACCACTCACAGTATGTGTTTCAGGATGGAAAAACAGTCTTTAAAAACGCGGTATTTAACATGGCAGATGCCACCGAAAAAATATTAGAACGCAATAATTTAGACAATGATAAGATTGACTGGTTGGTAGCGCATCAAGCGAACAAACGAATTATAGATGCTACCGCAAACAGAATCAATTTGAACCCCCAAAAAGTGATGATGAATATTGAAAAATATGGCAACACAACTTCTGGGACCCTTCCATTGTTATTAAGTGATTACGAATCAAAATTAAAAAAAGGAGATAATCTAATATTCGCTGCATTTGGTGGCGGATTTAATTGGGGGTCTATATACCTTAAATGGGCGTATAATTCCTAA
- the rpmF gene encoding 50S ribosomal protein L32, with translation MAHPKRKISRTRRDKRRTHYKATTPQIATCPTTGEAHLYHRAHWHEGKLYYRGQVLVDTTAAEENAA, from the coding sequence ATGGCACATCCTAAAAGAAAAATCTCCAGAACACGAAGAGATAAAAGACGTACCCATTACAAGGCAACTACGCCTCAAATAGCAACTTGCCCAACAACTGGCGAAGCGCACTTATACCACAGAGCGCACTGGCATGAAGGTAAATTATACTACAGAGGACAAGTCTTAGTAGATACTACAGCAGCGGAAGAAAACGCAGCCTAG
- a CDS encoding YceD family protein, whose translation MKPLKAFDIQFVGLKLGKHVYEYEIDYKFFEHFEYDEFNDVSVKIVLNLEKKSTFLELKFLAEGTINVDCDLTNEPFDQAVNTSFDLVVQFGNEYNNEHEAILIIPHAEYEINVAHNIYELIILSFPQKRIHPGVEDGTIDSDILERLETLSPQSLENKPQQEDIDPRWDTLKKLLTDK comes from the coding sequence ATGAAGCCACTAAAAGCATTTGACATACAGTTTGTAGGGCTAAAGCTTGGTAAGCACGTTTACGAGTACGAAATTGATTATAAGTTCTTTGAGCATTTTGAATATGATGAGTTTAACGATGTAAGCGTTAAAATTGTTCTAAACCTTGAAAAAAAATCAACCTTTTTAGAGTTGAAATTTTTAGCAGAAGGAACGATTAACGTAGATTGTGACTTAACAAACGAGCCTTTTGATCAGGCGGTTAACACCAGTTTTGATTTAGTTGTTCAGTTTGGAAATGAGTATAATAACGAACATGAGGCGATTTTAATTATCCCGCATGCCGAATACGAAATTAATGTCGCACACAACATCTATGAATTAATTATTCTGTCCTTTCCTCAAAAACGGATTCATCCGGGAGTAGAAGATGGAACTATAGACTCAGATATACTTGAAAGACTTGAAACATTAAGCCCACAAAGCTTAGAAAATAAACCTCAACAAGAAGATATAGACCCTCGTTGGGACACATTAAAAAAATTACTAACGGATAAATAA
- the pdxA gene encoding 4-hydroxythreonine-4-phosphate dehydrogenase PdxA encodes MEKEEKIKIGISIGDLNGIGGELVIKTFEDNRMLEFCTPIIYASVKTVAFLKRHFQSPLDFNKIQKASQAVDSKVNVVSVWHEDVKINFGEEDPKIGEYAIKSLQAAVEDLKNDQIDVLVTAPINKHNIQSDAFKFPGHTDYLAQELEGDSLMFMVSDDLKVGLLTDHVPVSEVSNQITAELIEKKISIIYKSLVQDFSIRMPRIAVLGINPHTGDNGVIGSEDDTVLRPALETIKKTGKLVYGPYSADSFFGSKNYKNFDAIVATYHDQGLIPFKTLAFGNGVNFTAGLNKVRTSPDHGTAYEIAGKGEADITSFKEAIFSGMSIFRNRKMNQSLTSNPLLRQPKKRK; translated from the coding sequence ATGGAAAAAGAAGAAAAAATAAAAATTGGAATTTCTATAGGAGATTTAAATGGTATAGGAGGTGAGTTGGTCATCAAGACTTTTGAAGACAATCGTATGCTTGAATTTTGTACGCCTATCATTTATGCTTCTGTAAAAACAGTGGCATTTCTCAAAAGACACTTTCAGAGTCCCCTAGATTTTAATAAAATTCAAAAGGCAAGTCAAGCCGTGGACTCTAAAGTTAATGTGGTTTCCGTTTGGCATGAAGATGTTAAAATAAATTTTGGAGAAGAAGACCCGAAAATTGGTGAATATGCTATAAAATCGCTCCAAGCGGCGGTTGAAGATCTTAAAAATGATCAAATTGATGTATTGGTCACGGCACCAATCAACAAGCATAACATTCAATCAGACGCCTTTAAATTCCCGGGGCATACAGATTATTTAGCCCAAGAACTCGAAGGCGATAGCTTGATGTTTATGGTTTCGGACGATCTTAAAGTAGGCTTATTAACCGACCACGTTCCCGTAAGTGAAGTCTCAAATCAAATCACAGCGGAGCTGATAGAAAAGAAAATCTCAATTATATACAAATCCTTAGTACAGGATTTTAGCATCCGAATGCCACGCATCGCTGTGTTAGGGATCAATCCCCATACAGGCGATAATGGAGTGATTGGGAGCGAAGACGACACGGTTTTACGCCCTGCCCTAGAGACCATCAAAAAGACAGGAAAGCTTGTGTATGGACCCTATTCGGCGGATAGTTTTTTTGGTTCTAAAAATTACAAAAACTTTGATGCGATCGTAGCCACCTATCATGACCAAGGGTTGATTCCTTTTAAAACGCTAGCGTTTGGAAATGGGGTCAATTTCACGGCGGGACTCAATAAAGTTCGCACCTCACCAGATCATGGAACGGCCTATGAAATCGCTGGCAAAGGCGAGGCAGATATCACCTCTTTTAAAGAAGCTATTTTTTCGGGAATGTCTATTTTTAGAAATCGAAAAATGAATCAAAGCCTCACTTCAAACCCATTATTGAGGCAGCCAAAAAAACGTAAATAA
- a CDS encoding riboflavin synthase, whose protein sequence is MFTGIIEDLGIVKNLVKENDNLHLTIQSVLAPELKIDQSVSHNGVCLTVIALTENSYTVTAIKETLDKTNLNVLEIGATVNLERGLKLGARLDGHMVQGHVDQIGTCTSVKTQNGSWVYSFKYDASLGNLTIEKGSVTVNGVSLTVVNSKDGGFSVAIIPYTYEHTNFNRFEAGTVVNLEFDVIGKYVARLHNAR, encoded by the coding sequence ATGTTTACGGGAATTATTGAAGATTTAGGGATTGTAAAAAATTTAGTGAAGGAGAATGACAACTTACACTTAACAATTCAAAGTGTGTTAGCGCCAGAATTAAAAATCGATCAAAGTGTGTCCCATAACGGGGTGTGTCTGACCGTCATAGCCCTGACTGAAAACAGTTATACTGTGACGGCAATCAAAGAAACTTTAGACAAAACCAACCTCAACGTTTTAGAAATTGGAGCGACTGTAAACTTAGAACGCGGATTAAAACTTGGCGCACGATTGGACGGCCATATGGTTCAAGGGCATGTCGATCAGATTGGAACCTGTACCAGTGTCAAAACCCAAAATGGGAGTTGGGTGTATTCGTTTAAATACGATGCTTCTTTAGGAAATCTTACGATTGAAAAAGGCTCGGTTACCGTCAACGGCGTGAGCTTGACCGTTGTAAATTCTAAAGATGGTGGCTTTAGCGTGGCGATCATTCCTTATACCTATGAACACACTAATTTTAATCGTTTTGAAGCAGGTACGGTTGTGAATTTAGAATTTGATGTGATCGGAAAATATGTCGCTCGCCTGCATAATGCACGCTAA
- the mscL gene encoding large-conductance mechanosensitive channel protein MscL — MKLFKEFKDFAVKGNMIDMAIGIIIGASFNAVINVLVKNIILPPLSLLSDGINFQEKKLILRTATETTSQVSLDYGLFAETILDFLIVGFTIFIVVKFINKLKTKADDVKDATVPTPADIQLLSDIKQLLEVQNKKLLK, encoded by the coding sequence ATGAAACTATTTAAAGAATTTAAAGATTTTGCGGTTAAAGGAAATATGATTGATATGGCGATCGGAATTATTATTGGGGCGTCCTTCAACGCCGTGATTAATGTTTTGGTAAAAAACATCATTTTACCGCCCTTGTCGCTTTTATCAGATGGAATTAATTTTCAAGAAAAGAAACTCATTCTAAGAACCGCCACAGAAACCACCAGTCAAGTGTCTTTGGATTATGGCTTGTTTGCCGAAACCATTCTCGATTTTCTAATCGTTGGGTTTACCATTTTTATTGTTGTAAAGTTCATTAACAAGCTCAAAACAAAAGCAGATGATGTTAAAGACGCGACAGTTCCCACCCCTGCAGACATTCAGTTATTGTCAGACATCAAACAATTACTCGAAGTTCAGAATAAAAAACTCCTTAAATAA
- a CDS encoding ORF6N domain-containing protein, with amino-acid sequence MNKKITIPDEVIINKIYVIRGQKVMVDRDLAELYGVTTKRLNEQVKRNNNRFPSNFMFELTKEEKNQLVANCDRLKKLKFSPVLPKVFTEHGILMLSSVLNSELAVKMSVQIIETFVQLRKLANNYDDIMHKINEMESRNNEQFSEIYEVLQRLFSKPKEKPRKEIGYKTDRT; translated from the coding sequence ATGAATAAAAAAATCACCATTCCAGATGAAGTAATCATCAATAAGATATATGTTATTAGAGGCCAAAAAGTGATGGTAGATAGAGATTTAGCAGAGCTTTATGGTGTAACGACAAAACGCTTGAACGAACAAGTAAAAAGAAATAATAACCGCTTTCCTTCTAACTTTATGTTTGAACTGACAAAAGAAGAAAAGAATCAGCTAGTCGCAAATTGCGACCGCCTAAAAAAATTAAAGTTCTCCCCAGTTCTACCAAAGGTTTTTACCGAACATGGGATCCTAATGTTATCGAGCGTCTTAAATAGTGAGTTAGCTGTAAAAATGAGTGTACAGATCATAGAGACTTTTGTGCAACTGCGAAAACTAGCGAACAACTATGATGACATCATGCATAAAATCAATGAAATGGAATCACGCAACAACGAACAATTTAGTGAGATTTATGAAGTGCTTCAGCGATTATTTTCTAAACCAAAAGAGAAACCTCGAAAAGAGATTGGTTATAAGACGGATAGAACATAA
- a CDS encoding ORF6N domain-containing protein: MNEKITIPDEVIINKIYVIRDQKVMLDKDLAEIYNVETKRLKEQVRRNIDRFPDSFMFELTAEEHSSLRSQIATLKRGRHSKYPPFVFTEHGILMLSSVLNSELAVKMSV; encoded by the coding sequence ATGAATGAAAAAATCACGATTCCAGATGAAGTAATCATCAATAAGATATATGTTATTAGAGATCAAAAAGTGATGTTAGATAAAGATTTAGCAGAGATTTATAATGTGGAAACCAAAAGATTAAAAGAACAAGTTAGAAGAAATATAGATCGTTTTCCAGATTCTTTTATGTTTGAACTCACAGCTGAAGAACATTCTTCTTTAAGGTCGCAAATTGCGACCTTAAAAAGAGGGAGACATTCAAAGTATCCACCTTTTGTATTCACAGAACACGGCATCCTCATGTTATCAAGTGTTTTAAATAGTGAGTTAGCTGTAAAAATGAGTGTATAG
- a CDS encoding MATE family efflux transporter — translation METTISLKYINKLAVPAIIAGIAEPILSLTDAAIVGHISVNATESLAAVGIVTTFLSMLIWVLGQSRSAISSIISQYVGANKLDEVKNLPAQAITIILILSLLICFGTYPFSNAIFKLYNASGLLLDYSVSYYKIRVFGLPFTLYTFAVFGIFRGLQNTYYPMLIAITGAMVNILLDVLLVYGIADVFPPLYLKGAAIASVLAQFLMAALATYFLLKKTEIPLKLTRPFNKELPKFLNMIKHLIVRTLALNTALYFAARFATGYGNTYIAAYTIAINLWFFAAFAVDGYASAGNILSGKLFGAKNYHLLLQLSNRLIKYALIVGVIMGLIGALFYKPIGIAFTNDPEVLAQFYDIFWMVLLMQPICALAFVFDGIFKGLGKMKDLRNVLILTTLFVFLPVLFITDYYGWKLHGVFTAFTLWMIARGIPLIIKFRKQFLPQVQNH, via the coding sequence TTGGAAACAACTATTAGCCTCAAATACATTAACAAACTTGCAGTGCCCGCCATTATCGCAGGTATTGCCGAACCTATTCTTTCTCTTACGGACGCCGCTATTGTGGGTCATATTTCCGTAAATGCAACAGAATCCTTGGCAGCTGTGGGCATTGTGACCACCTTTTTATCCATGCTTATTTGGGTACTCGGACAATCGCGTAGCGCCATTTCATCCATCATTTCTCAATATGTTGGTGCCAATAAATTAGACGAAGTCAAAAATTTACCCGCACAAGCCATCACCATTATTTTAATTCTCAGCTTGTTAATTTGTTTCGGAACCTATCCCTTTAGCAATGCCATTTTTAAGCTCTACAATGCTTCAGGGTTGTTGTTGGACTACAGTGTTTCCTACTATAAAATTCGGGTGTTTGGGTTGCCCTTTACCCTCTATACCTTCGCAGTTTTTGGAATTTTTAGAGGGCTTCAAAATACCTATTACCCAATGCTTATCGCCATCACAGGTGCCATGGTAAATATCCTTTTAGATGTGTTGTTGGTCTATGGAATTGCAGATGTGTTTCCGCCGCTTTACCTCAAAGGAGCCGCCATCGCAAGTGTGTTGGCACAATTTTTAATGGCAGCCTTGGCGACTTACTTCCTTCTAAAAAAAACAGAAATACCCTTAAAACTCACAAGACCTTTTAATAAAGAACTTCCAAAGTTTTTGAACATGATTAAGCACCTCATCGTTCGGACCTTGGCACTCAATACCGCCTTGTATTTTGCAGCACGTTTTGCGACAGGTTATGGAAATACCTACATCGCCGCCTATACCATCGCTATTAATTTATGGTTTTTTGCCGCCTTTGCCGTCGATGGCTATGCCAGTGCCGGCAACATCCTTTCTGGAAAACTGTTTGGAGCTAAAAACTACCACTTACTCTTACAACTAAGCAATCGCCTGATAAAATACGCCCTCATTGTCGGCGTAATTATGGGGCTAATTGGCGCCTTGTTTTATAAGCCAATCGGAATCGCCTTTACAAACGACCCAGAAGTGTTGGCGCAGTTCTATGACATCTTTTGGATGGTGTTACTAATGCAACCTATCTGCGCATTGGCATTTGTATTTGATGGCATTTTTAAAGGGCTCGGAAAGATGAAGGATTTGAGAAATGTATTAATACTTACAACACTGTTTGTGTTTTTACCTGTGCTATTTATTACCGATTATTATGGGTGGAAACTCCATGGTGTTTTTACCGCTTTTACCTTGTGGATGATCGCTAGAGGCATCCCACTAATAATAAAATTTAGGAAACAATTTTTACCACAGGTTCAAAACCATTAA
- a CDS encoding 6-pyruvoyl trahydropterin synthase family protein codes for MSNIRITKQFSFETGHALYGYDGKCKNVHGHSYRLDVTVIGQPISDNTHVKFGMVIDFTDLKKIIKEEIVNVFDHATVFNKNTPHVELAKELSDRGHNVLLVDYQPTSEMMVIDFAEKIKKRLPNTIQLHALKLQETATSFAEWYASDN; via the coding sequence ATGAGCAACATTCGAATTACAAAACAATTTTCTTTTGAAACGGGACATGCACTTTATGGGTATGATGGTAAATGCAAAAATGTTCATGGGCACAGCTACCGCTTAGATGTGACTGTCATTGGACAGCCAATTTCAGATAACACCCATGTAAAATTTGGAATGGTAATTGATTTTACGGATTTAAAAAAAATCATCAAAGAAGAGATCGTGAACGTCTTTGATCACGCCACAGTGTTTAATAAAAACACCCCCCACGTAGAGCTTGCAAAAGAACTTTCGGATCGGGGACACAATGTACTTCTAGTCGATTATCAACCTACAAGTGAAATGATGGTGATTGATTTTGCCGAAAAAATAAAAAAACGACTGCCCAATACAATACAGTTACATGCCCTTAAACTGCAAGAAACCGCCACGAGTTTTGCAGAATGGTATGCAAGTGACAACTAA